The sequence GGTCGGGGAGGGAAAATTAGGGGGAAGAACCATGGACCGTAAACCGAAGTTGCATTCACCGTCGGCGGGATGGCGCATGCTCGATCCGTCGGATCCGGTCAGCCGACAGGCGGCGACGATCAACCGGCAGCACGTGGAGCTTGCGCGGATGTGCGCGGGGGCTATTGATGTGGAGAAGGACACGGTGATGGACGTGTCCTCGCGGTTATCAGCCCGGACCGGGTTGTCGGAATCGCGGGTGCTCGCCTACTGCGACATCGGCCTCATGCTGCGGGATTATCCACTGTTGGCCGACTGCGTTGGCCAAGGGGTATTCAGTCTGCAACATCTGACGACCATCGCCAACGACCTTGCCGCTGTCTCGGATGAGTGCAGGGAGCGCGTTGAAAAAGGCGTCGTCCAGGAACTCACACCGCGCCGGGCAAACCAGCCGGTGCCGGGAGTGCGCACGGTGCACCGGACCATGCAGCGAGTCGTGGAACAGCACGATCGCAAGGGGCGGCCCACGGACGAAGACGAGGTGAAAAAGCGCAGGCCGAAGCCGCCGAAACCGGAGTTGAAGATTGACGATCGGCCCAGCGACCGGACCGAATACCACTTGGAGTTGCCCAAGCTGGAGGCACTGGAATTCACCAGGGCGTTAGAGAACGTTGCGGTGAAGGAGGAATGCTCCCAAGTTGAGGCGCTACTAAAAATCGTTCGCGGAGAGGCGCGGCCGGATATCACGCTGAACCTCTACGCCCCGGAGGACAATCCCACTCGGCTCCACGGGGCTGGCGTGGACCTCGAACCAGAGGCGGCGCGGGAATGGCTGGAGCGGGTTACTCACATCCGACACGTCGGTTACGCAGAGACCGAGGGTTACGTGCCCACCGCCGCCATTCGCGCGGCTGTTGTGGGACGCGACGGGACTTGCCGATTCCCCGGCTGCACCATCGAGGCAGAAGACTGTCAACCGGACCACATCGCGCGCTACAACCACGACGATCCCTCTAAGGGCGGGCCCACCAACACGGCAAACCTGCACTGTCTGTGCTCCAAGCACCACCGCTTGAAGACCAGCGGTCAGTGGAATGTCGCCATGTACCCAGACGGCAGCCAGTTGTGGAGCAGCTACGGGGATGGTCACACCCTCGTGACCGAACCCAACGGCGTGCTGCGGCGGGAGACTTTCGAGAAGCGCGCCGAGCGGCGGGTTCGGCGAGTCCGCGACCTCAACGGCGAGCTCTTCGGGGACGGGCTGTTCGGGGGCGGGATGTTTGGGGACGAAGTGTCCGGGGACGAGCTGTTTGCGGATGGGCCGATTGGAGACGCGCTGTCCGAGGACGCTCCTCACGCGGGTGAGCCGTCTGGGGCTGGGGTTGATAACGGGAAGCGGCCCGGGGTTGGGTTTAGTGATGAGCAGCTGGCGGCTGGGTGAGTTGGGGGCGAACTGGGGACGAGCTGGGGGACAAGCTCGGCGGGGTGAGTTAGGGAGCGACTAGTTCGACACCTCCACGGAGTCGCCGTTCCTAGTCACGCCTTTCGCTGCCGTCAGCGGATCGCGGGAGGGGCCCTTGAGGACGGAACCGTCGCTCAGGCTGAACTCGGAGCCGTGCTTCGGGCACACGGCCACCTGCACGCCGTTGACTTCCTCGGTGTGGTCGATCTTCCCCCGAGCGTGCGGGCACACGTTGGAGAAAGCCGTGAAGGTGCCCTCCTTGGGCTGGGCGACGATCCAATCATCGACGAAAACGGCACCGCCAACGGGCACCTGTGCGGCCTTGGCCTTTGCCACCGTCTTTTCCGAGGCGCACGCAGCCAACAGTGCCCCCGACGCCGTCGCGGCAGTGGTCACAGCCACCCCCTTGAGGAAAGCCCGGCGGGAACACGGCACTGCAAAACCTGACTCTGAACTCATAAAGCCGAGGGTACTACCGGCCCAAACCCATTACACTCAACCACCGTGACGAAAAAGTACACCTTCCGCTATGCCTACGCCGCCCGGGGGGAAAGCCCCACGGACGTCACCGACACGCAGCGGTCGAACCCGCCCGCGCCAGCCTGCCCGCAGACCGGCAACCTCAGCAATCCACAAGCGTGGCCGGGAATGGTGAAGGGGCTTGAACAAACAGAGGACTGCCACTTCCTCACCGTCACGGTGCCGGAGGGTGCTGCAGGCACGGCAACGGAGGGTGCTGCAGGCGCACCAACGGAGGGTGGGGCAGACACAACAACAAAACACACCGCCGCGAGACCCGTGCTCGTCTGGGTCCACGGTGGCGCCTTCGTTTCTGGGGCTGGGGATTCCCTCCTATTCGACACCTCCATCATCGCGGAGGAGCAGGACCTCGTTGTTGTCACTGTGACCTATCGTCTGGGGCTCTTCGGCTGGCTGGGCACGCACGCCAACCTGGGGCTGATGGACGTGATCTCGGCGCTGCGCTGGGTCAACCGACACATCGCCGAGTTCGGCGGGGACCCCTCCAACGTCACGGTGCATGGGGAATCTGCGGGGGCGGATATTGCTCGCGCGCTCATCGTTGCAGATGGGGCGGAGGGGCTTTTCCAGCGCGTGGCGTTGGCGTCCTGGCCCGGAGGCCTGGTGGAGGACGAAGACGGCGCCCGCCGCGCCATGTACGCCGCGATCGACCGGGAGCTTGAAACGCTCATCACGCCGGAATCGAGCACGCAGGACCTCCTGGACTATGAGGCCACGGTGGTAAACATCGCCAAGAAAGGGCCGTTCAAGCGCC comes from Corynebacterium heidelbergense and encodes:
- a CDS encoding carboxylesterase family protein; the protein is MTKKYTFRYAYAARGESPTDVTDTQRSNPPAPACPQTGNLSNPQAWPGMVKGLEQTEDCHFLTVTVPEGAAGTATEGAAGAPTEGGADTTTKHTAARPVLVWVHGGAFVSGAGDSLLFDTSIIAEEQDLVVVTVTYRLGLFGWLGTHANLGLMDVISALRWVNRHIAEFGGDPSNVTVHGESAGADIARALIVADGAEGLFQRVALASWPGGLVEDEDGARRAMYAAIDRELETLITPESSTQDLLDYEATVVNIAKKGPFKRPSPMPFGITWGTDPLPTFEEHLEALAAAAPRVDLLVSYNCRELAFAAQQLGFLRRFGANPGTPGATFTRMFIDHVVRKQEMPLSTRPVRELAAAQRRAGGRALCFEITWGQPGNPWRGAHTSELPLLYPTKAMAESSVLLRRRGASGDEVFGDLMSYGRHLRRVWGAFAREGAGADLGELPPAVLKLEPSN
- a CDS encoding HNH endonuclease signature motif containing protein, which gives rise to MDRKPKLHSPSAGWRMLDPSDPVSRQAATINRQHVELARMCAGAIDVEKDTVMDVSSRLSARTGLSESRVLAYCDIGLMLRDYPLLADCVGQGVFSLQHLTTIANDLAAVSDECRERVEKGVVQELTPRRANQPVPGVRTVHRTMQRVVEQHDRKGRPTDEDEVKKRRPKPPKPELKIDDRPSDRTEYHLELPKLEALEFTRALENVAVKEECSQVEALLKIVRGEARPDITLNLYAPEDNPTRLHGAGVDLEPEAAREWLERVTHIRHVGYAETEGYVPTAAIRAAVVGRDGTCRFPGCTIEAEDCQPDHIARYNHDDPSKGGPTNTANLHCLCSKHHRLKTSGQWNVAMYPDGSQLWSSYGDGHTLVTEPNGVLRRETFEKRAERRVRRVRDLNGELFGDGLFGGGMFGDEVSGDELFADGPIGDALSEDAPHAGEPSGAGVDNGKRPGVGFSDEQLAAG
- a CDS encoding Rieske (2Fe-2S) protein, whose amino-acid sequence is MSSESGFAVPCSRRAFLKGVAVTTAATASGALLAACASEKTVAKAKAAQVPVGGAVFVDDWIVAQPKEGTFTAFSNVCPHARGKIDHTEEVNGVQVAVCPKHGSEFSLSDGSVLKGPSRDPLTAAKGVTRNGDSVEVSN